Part of the Pseudomonadota bacterium genome, TGAAAAGATCAAAAACTTGACGCTCTCCACACCACCTGACCACCTGCCTAATGCCCCTTGGCACCCTTCTTACCTACGCAATCCTAAAACCAGCATACTCACGAGCAACAAAAGAACTCCAATTATGCCCACTGCGATAGCTCCCATAACCAGTCGCCCCTTTAGCGAAAGACGGCTATAGAGCTGCTTAAGTCCACCAGTACTGCCATTTTGCGCTTGCTCCCCTGCTGCAAGAAACTGTGCTGGAGATTGCAACCACGCCGTTGTTCGCCTTGAACGCAGCCTTGGTTCCTGCGCTCTGCTAGCGCTGTCCTCTGTGGGGAGCGCTGCAATAAAGCTCGTTGCAACTCCGCCAGCTGCTATAAAAGCCTGTTCATCACGCTCAGAGAAGCAGAGCGCAACCGTCACGTTTCCGCCGAAATCGAGTACCAGCGGTTTGTCAGAGCTCTCGGCAACCTCATCCCTATGCAGGATGCCACCATCATAGGCCGTTCCGTTGGTGCTACGATCTATAACCCGCACAACTCCCGTCTTTGAGACCTCCACTGAGCAGTGGCGCCGTGAGACGTGTGGCGCGCCGAGCCACATATCGCTAGCCGGATCGCGCCCTAGCACACAATCATCTCCAGCTTTGAGAACTATGCGGGCCGGCCGAGCGCTCTCGGAAAGTGAGAACAGAACGGGATAGCGCTTCTGCCTAATGGCTGGCTTTGCGCCGGATCCCTTTAGGCCGCTCAGCGCCTCTGCTGCCTGCTCAGGAGAAACAACCCCTAACGCGCTAACCTCGCGTCCAAATGAGATCGCAACCCCTGGTGCAACGTTCACCCGTCCTGAGATCTGTTGTTGATTGACGAACGTTCCGTTGGTTGAACCGAGGTCCTCAATCCAGAACTCCCCGGACTCATAACCAACCCGTGCGTGACGAGATGAGATGCTCGGGGCATCGAGTCTTAGCGAACACTGCCGCGAGCGACCAACCAAGACCGAACTCTCTGCTGAAAACGAGATCACTACCGGCGGATCTGAGGTCAGCATCAGCGCTGGATAGAGTGGAGTGGGCTCGGTACAGGCCTGGCGCAAGATCCGCACTCCGGCACGATCCGTAGCCTCCGACTCGCGCAACATTAGGTCGCCATCGATCGCGGTAAAATGCAATATGAGTGGCCCAACATCAACCGTTGATTCGCCCTCGTAGATGCCATCTAGGAATGAGGGCGGCTGCGCGCCTCCACTGATAGCCACCGGAGTTAAGCTAAACTTTCTGCCAACACCGCGACACACCAGCAGGTTGTATCCAACCGCTTGCATCTCATCTACGATTACGTGGGCCGGGTCCTGGGCGCCGATCAGCGCCGCCGGTCGACGAATAAAAATCGTCTCCCTACTTGGTGAATCGCCCTTAAATGTGATCTCTAGTGCAAACATAGCGTGTCATTAGCCTGCGACTATCATAGAAACTCCCCACACAGGTGGGGCAATGATAGTAGATACTACAGGTACTTATTCCTTCCGTTCACTCTAATCGCTCTTCCCTATAGATTCATATCGGCTAAGAGCCATTAGTTTTCAAGTATATAGCGTCAAACAAGGTTTCTAAATTTAGTCGACCGGCGAGTTTTCGGTCCCTAGCACTCACTTTTGGCATCACTATATTACCATGAACAATCGCATCCTGGTTATAGACGACGACATCACGTCTCTCGACATCGTTGACCTTCTGTTTGAAGGTCAGGGATTTGAGGTAGTTCGGCATTCAGATGGTATTTCAGCCCTGCTTGAGGTGGAGCAGAGCAAGCCGGATATCATCTTAATCGATCTAATGATGCCAGGAATGAATGGGCAGGAGTGCGTCCGTGAGATTAGGAGCAAGGGGATCTCGGTCCCGATTGTAGCCTTTACGGCGCTCGATGACCCCGAGGCACATCAGGCAGCACGCGCTGCAGGATGTACAAAAATAGTAATAAAACCGTGTAAATCTAGGGACTTGATTAGGGAAATCAAGGCCCTTGTTAATACTTGATAATTAACACCGTTAATCACTATGGAGTACCCCTCTTGGTCAATATGTGCTACACCAAAGGGATAGTTGGATATCCAACGTCAAATTTTAATATTAATTTCGGAAGGTGCTGTAATCACAATTGCTTAAATTGCGTCCCGCATTAAGCCCCTGTGATGAGAAGGAGCCTGCGCCACACAACTTTCGTGGCGCCTAGTGAGTGAGATATGACTTACCCATACGACAAAGTGTGTTCAGGATCGGGGCTAGCTGCCTCACAACTCCTGCTACGAGGTGATTCGTCGCCTCAATCTACGCTTTGCCTACAAGCTCCCTATCTTCAAGCACCTCCCACAAGGGAGAGGATTAATGGACCAGAGAATGCTTATCAATGCGGTGCATCCCGAGGAGTGCCGTATCGCAATTATCGAGGGTTCGCAGTTAGCTGAACTCGAAATTGAGTCGAACGTAGGAAAGAAAGCTAAGGGCAACGTTTATCGTGGGCGAATTTCGCGCATAGAGCCCAGTCTTCAAGCTGCCTTCATCGATATCGGAACACAGCGTAACGGATTCCTACAGATTAACGACGTACATCCATCATGCTACCGGGCTAATCAGGGTCGCTCCAATCGTGCTCGTATCCAGGACGTGCTTGAGCCTGGTCAGGAGATCGTCGTACAGGTTGTAAAAGAGGAACGGGATATGAAGGGTGCAACCCTGACGACCTACCTCTCACTTCCTGGTCGCTACCTAGTGATTATGCCGGGCAGTGACCGCGGCGGAATATCGCGCAAGATTAACGACAGCGATCAGCGCTTACGTCTGCGCCGTCTAGCGCGTGAACTTGAGATGCCAAACGGCATCGGAATGATAATTCGCACCGCTGGCCTCGATCGCTCTCAGAGCGATCTCTCACGTGACCTGACCATACAGCTTAAACTGTGGGAGAGCATCCTGACCGCCAATCAAAGCGCACAGGCTCCTTGCTTAATCTACAAGGATAACGATCTTACAACGCGCGTGATCCGCGATTACTTTACCCCGGATGTGCGTGAGATATTGATCGACGATCAGAAAACCTTCGAGACGGTCAAGGAATTTGTCGGTCAGGTTATGCCGCGCTATCGCTCCCGTATTCGTTTGTATGAAGAGGCGCAGCCGATCTTTACTCACCACGGCATCGATCAACAGGTACAGGACACCTTTGCGCGCGAGGTAAAGCTAAAATCCGGCGGTGCGATCGTAATCGAACAGCTTGAGGCTCTTGTTGCCATCGACGTCAACTCGGGCAAAGCGACCGACAGCCAAAATATCGAAGAGACCGCCTATAAGACCAACATCGAAGCAGCCGATGAGGTTGCCCGTCAACTACGTCTACGCGACCTCGGTGGACTGGTGGTGATTGACTTTATCGACATGCTCGACAAACGCCACCGTAGCACCGTAGAGCGCCGCTTACAGGATGCCCTAGCACCGGATAAAGCGCGCATTGAGCTCGGTCGGCTCTCTCAGTTTGGACTCCTTGAGATGTCGCGCCAACGTTTGCGTGCCTCACTAACGAGCCACAGCCATATTAAGTGCGACCACTGCGTAGGAAGTGGCCACATCAAGAACCCTGAGCTAGTTGCGCTCGAAGCGCTCCGCAAGATTCAGGCTGCTGTTGTTATGGGTCATGTGGCGAAGGTCAAAGCGCGTCTCTCCTCGCTGCCTGCCTTCTTTCTGCTTAATAACAAGCGTGCCGATATCTCGTATCTAGAGGCGAAACATGGGGTTCAGATCTTGATCCTACCCGATGGTCGCCTAAGGCCCGACGAGTACGCCTTTGAGATGGAGGGGGTACGTGAGAGTCCGCCGCAGATCGGCGCGGTGGGCACATTGGGTGCAGAGAGCAAGAGCGCAACACCACTACCCGCTCCTGCCCTTCCAGCCGCTCGTTCCAGCGGGACGCGCGGAAGCTCTGCACCGAATGCTCGCGGTGCTCGGCCTAGACGCGCTAGCTAGAATAGTTGCCGACAAGTTTATACGGTTGCTCACCGATAAGTGTAGGTACATTAGTTGAAAAACCCGTGCGCGGGAACGTGAACCGCTTCCCGTTACCTGTTCCCGCTCCGATACCGTTTAACCCTTTAAAACCAGCTTTAACAGCATGGCCGCTAAATGGAGGTGGCGTCGTGCCGCCACTGGTTGACAATATCGCTATTTCCGTTCGGGAGGAGGCGAATAACACTAATAACCTATTCAGTAATTCAACCGACTTTTGATAGACTTCGAGCTTTTCATGACAAAACATATCTTCTATTAATCGTTTCTTTTCGAAATAAGTTTCCGCTGTCGGAGCGGGAGCTGGTAACGGGAGGCGGTTCACGTTCCCGCGCAGGGGTTTTCCATCTAATGTACCCACACTTATCAGTGAGGAACCGGAAAACTTGCGAAATCCCGTTGTCGAAATGTCGCTAGTCTGCTAACTTTAGGTTGTTTAAAGTTGCGACTACCCGCCAAAAAGATCTTGTAAACATCGGGCTGTTTTAATGACCTTTATCAACCAACTTAAAGAGGACCTCAAGAAGCTAGCCAGACTAGGGGCTAATATCTCTGAGTCCCATACCTGCGCGATATTTCTTCCAACCGAGCTTTTAATTGAGTCCTCCTCGGGGGTCGCGCGCAGCTCAGAACAGAGCCCTACAAGCATTGAGCTTGTGGCTATGCACTCCCTCTCAACTACCCTAACTCGCGACTGCCGTCTGCAGATCGGCAGTGGGTTGATCGGATGGGTAGCTCAGCACGGCCGCCCTATTCACGTTGCGCCCTTTGATCTAGACAGCGCAACCCTCGGTATCTATACCGAATCCGAGCCAATTAAGAGCCTGGTTGCTGTTCCTATAACCATGCCAACTGAGGCCTCTGATGCTCGTAAAAGCGCCCCACCCTGCGCCGGCGTTCTGATGTGCGACAGTCGCAAGGCATTCTCCTTTACAAAGCTGCAGATCAAGCATCTTGAGGACGTTGCGACCCAGATCTCGCGCTTACTCTACTGGGGCCTCTTTAAAAAACAATCAACCTCAGTTGAGTCCTCCTGGGAGAGTTTCTGTTTAAAGCTAGCTCAACTTGGGGATGCTCTCGGCTCTGACTCGGTAGAGGTTCTACGCATTTCGGTTGATACGTTCAGCCAGGTTGAGCACGAACACGGCATCTCAATAGCCGTACAACAGAGCGAACAGTTCGTGCGCCTAGCCCAACAGGCGCTTCCACCACACTTCCCCCTAGTCCGGGTTCCTAATGGCGATATCCTGGTTGCGCTCGATAATATGATGAGCTCCTTCTTTCAGCACAAGCTGCGCACTCTGGCTAGCCACCTCAGTACAGAGGCGAAGCCATTCGCTGTCTCAGTATTATCCTTTCCAGCCCGATCTGGTCGTGGGCAGGGTATGGATATTGATCTAATCCTGCAACAACGACCAACAGCAAACAAAACAATGTCAAAAGCTAGCGCTACTAAGGTAGTGGTAGGAGGAGGAACGCGTGCTTAAACTTCCTGAAAAAGCCTCGCTCTACGGCTCTCCACTATGGCGGCGGATGTCAGCGCTTATAAGCGCTGACGTTGCGATCGATCTAGGGACTGCGAATACCCTAGTTTACGTTAAAGGACGCGGAATTGTGTTGAATGAGCCCTCGGTTGTGGCGCTCGATGCAGAGACCAATGAGATCCTAGCAGTCGGTCTTGCCGCAAAGCAGATGTTTGGCAAAACCTCACGCAAGATCAGATGCGTGCGCCCGATCAAGGACGGGGTGATTGCGGACTTTGAAGTAACCACCGCAATGATTCGGCATATGCTAAAAGTTGTGCGAAATCGTTGGTCACTTGTACGTCCGCGCGCTGTAATAGGAGTTCCGTCAGATATCACCCAGGTAGAGAAGCGCGCAGTGCTCGACGCCGCGCTATCATCCGGCGTTCGTCAGGTATTTATGGTTGAGGAGTCAATGGCTGCAGCCGTTGGTAGTGGTCTTCCTATTGAGCAGCCGATCGGCAGTATGGTTGTCGATATAGGGGGCGGAACAACTGAGATAGCGATCCTCAGCCTTGGCGGTACGATCTATTCTTACGCTATTCGTATCGCTGGTGACGAAATGGATGAGGCTATTCAGCGCCACATTAAACAACGGTGCGGCATTGAGATCAGCATCTTCGAAGCCGAGCGGGTAAAGATAACGATCGGATCTCTATTAACGCACGTTCCACACCTTGTCATGACCGTATTTGGTCGTGACGTTGCAACTGGAATGCCCCGTTCCATGGAGATTAACAACGAGGTAGTTCGTACCGCGCTACAAGAGCCACTCTGTTCGATTGTAGGCGCTATCTATACCGCCCTTGAGAACGTTAACCCTGAAGTTGCTCAGGATATCCTAGCAAACGGAGTGCACCTTGCAGGTGGTGGCGCATTGCTACGCGGGCTAGCAGAGAAGCTCAGCGAGAGGAGTGGTATTAAGTTCGTTCGAGATTCGGATCCACTTACCTGCGTGATGCGCGGAGTTGGGCGTGTCGTAGAGAACCTCGATACTTTACGAGGGATCTGTATAGCGGCCTAGTGCACCAGATCTATCGCACCAGATCTAAGGGTGCATTTATACTCTGCTGGCGCGCGGCGCGCAGTAGAATAAGCCCTGAACCAAGCGTTAACGCCGCACACGTTACAAGCTGCCAGACCCCCTCAACCGTACCTCCAGCAAGGGCTGATTCACTTAGCAGAAGCAAGCACTCTGCGATAAGTTCATTGATCCATACCACCACAAGAAAG contains:
- a CDS encoding FHA domain-containing protein, whose amino-acid sequence is MFALEITFKGDSPSRETIFIRRPAALIGAQDPAHVIVDEMQAVGYNLLVCRGVGRKFSLTPVAISGGAQPPSFLDGIYEGESTVDVGPLILHFTAIDGDLMLRESEATDRAGVRILRQACTEPTPLYPALMLTSDPPVVISFSAESSVLVGRSRQCSLRLDAPSISSRHARVGYESGEFWIEDLGSTNGTFVNQQQISGRVNVAPGVAISFGREVSALGVVSPEQAAEALSGLKGSGAKPAIRQKRYPVLFSLSESARPARIVLKAGDDCVLGRDPASDMWLGAPHVSRRHCSVEVSKTGVVRVIDRSTNGTAYDGGILHRDEVAESSDKPLVLDFGGNVTVALCFSERDEQAFIAAGGVATSFIAALPTEDSASRAQEPRLRSRRTTAWLQSPAQFLAAGEQAQNGSTGGLKQLYSRLSLKGRLVMGAIAVGIIGVLLLLVSMLVLGLRR
- a CDS encoding response regulator; this translates as MNNRILVIDDDITSLDIVDLLFEGQGFEVVRHSDGISALLEVEQSKPDIILIDLMMPGMNGQECVREIRSKGISVPIVAFTALDDPEAHQAARAAGCTKIVIKPCKSRDLIREIKALVNT
- a CDS encoding Rne/Rng family ribonuclease, yielding MDQRMLINAVHPEECRIAIIEGSQLAELEIESNVGKKAKGNVYRGRISRIEPSLQAAFIDIGTQRNGFLQINDVHPSCYRANQGRSNRARIQDVLEPGQEIVVQVVKEERDMKGATLTTYLSLPGRYLVIMPGSDRGGISRKINDSDQRLRLRRLARELEMPNGIGMIIRTAGLDRSQSDLSRDLTIQLKLWESILTANQSAQAPCLIYKDNDLTTRVIRDYFTPDVREILIDDQKTFETVKEFVGQVMPRYRSRIRLYEEAQPIFTHHGIDQQVQDTFAREVKLKSGGAIVIEQLEALVAIDVNSGKATDSQNIEETAYKTNIEAADEVARQLRLRDLGGLVVIDFIDMLDKRHRSTVERRLQDALAPDKARIELGRLSQFGLLEMSRQRLRASLTSHSHIKCDHCVGSGHIKNPELVALEALRKIQAAVVMGHVAKVKARLSSLPAFFLLNNKRADISYLEAKHGVQILILPDGRLRPDEYAFEMEGVRESPPQIGAVGTLGAESKSATPLPAPALPAARSSGTRGSSAPNARGARPRRAS
- a CDS encoding GAF domain-containing protein, which translates into the protein MTFINQLKEDLKKLARLGANISESHTCAIFLPTELLIESSSGVARSSEQSPTSIELVAMHSLSTTLTRDCRLQIGSGLIGWVAQHGRPIHVAPFDLDSATLGIYTESEPIKSLVAVPITMPTEASDARKSAPPCAGVLMCDSRKAFSFTKLQIKHLEDVATQISRLLYWGLFKKQSTSVESSWESFCLKLAQLGDALGSDSVEVLRISVDTFSQVEHEHGISIAVQQSEQFVRLAQQALPPHFPLVRVPNGDILVALDNMMSSFFQHKLRTLASHLSTEAKPFAVSVLSFPARSGRGQGMDIDLILQQRPTANKTMSKASATKVVVGGGTRA
- a CDS encoding rod shape-determining protein, which codes for MSALISADVAIDLGTANTLVYVKGRGIVLNEPSVVALDAETNEILAVGLAAKQMFGKTSRKIRCVRPIKDGVIADFEVTTAMIRHMLKVVRNRWSLVRPRAVIGVPSDITQVEKRAVLDAALSSGVRQVFMVEESMAAAVGSGLPIEQPIGSMVVDIGGGTTEIAILSLGGTIYSYAIRIAGDEMDEAIQRHIKQRCGIEISIFEAERVKITIGSLLTHVPHLVMTVFGRDVATGMPRSMEINNEVVRTALQEPLCSIVGAIYTALENVNPEVAQDILANGVHLAGGGALLRGLAEKLSERSGIKFVRDSDPLTCVMRGVGRVVENLDTLRGICIAA